Proteins found in one Gordonia sp. PDNC005 genomic segment:
- a CDS encoding phosphatidate cytidylyltransferase: MTTPTTSKAGRNLPAAIGVGVGLGAMLIAVLALVPMAWIGVVAVALGIASWEVSKRLRDGGFDIAFWPLLVGGQAVIWSSWPWGTKGSFVAFAVTVLVMMVWKLFAQGLHDAPQNYVRDLSLSVLVLAWLPMLASFATVMVTEDLGRYRVFTMIIVVVCSDVGGYAAGVLFGKHPMAPAISPKKSWEGFGGSILFGAVGAVCCSVWLLDTHWWVGLALGPLMVIVATTGDLVESQFKRDLGIKDMGTLLPGHGGIMDRLDSLLPSALVTWVVLTLLL, from the coding sequence ATGACGACACCGACGACGTCCAAGGCCGGACGCAACCTGCCAGCCGCGATCGGAGTCGGCGTCGGCCTCGGCGCGATGCTGATCGCAGTTCTGGCGCTCGTCCCGATGGCCTGGATCGGCGTCGTCGCGGTCGCGCTGGGCATCGCCAGCTGGGAGGTGAGCAAGCGGCTGCGGGACGGCGGGTTCGACATCGCGTTCTGGCCGTTGCTCGTCGGCGGCCAAGCCGTCATCTGGTCGTCGTGGCCGTGGGGGACCAAGGGGTCGTTCGTCGCATTCGCGGTCACCGTTCTGGTGATGATGGTCTGGAAGCTGTTCGCGCAGGGCCTGCACGACGCCCCGCAGAACTATGTCCGCGATCTGTCCTTGTCGGTGCTGGTCCTGGCGTGGCTTCCGATGCTCGCGTCGTTCGCGACCGTGATGGTGACCGAAGACCTCGGGAGGTATCGAGTCTTCACGATGATCATCGTCGTGGTGTGCTCGGACGTCGGCGGCTATGCGGCGGGTGTGCTGTTCGGCAAGCACCCGATGGCGCCCGCGATCAGCCCGAAGAAGTCGTGGGAGGGTTTCGGCGGCTCGATCCTGTTCGGCGCCGTGGGGGCCGTCTGCTGTTCAGTGTGGCTGCTCGACACTCACTGGTGGGTCGGTCTGGCGCTCGGGCCGCTGATGGTGATCGTCGCAACCACCGGCGACCTCGTCGAATCCCAGTTCAAGCGCGACCTCGGCATCAAGGACATGGGCACCCTGCTACCCGGTCACGGCGGAATCATGGACCGGCTCGACTCACTTCTGCCGTCGGCGTTGGTGACCTGGGTGGTCCTGACTCTCCTGCTGTAG
- a CDS encoding DUF2631 domain-containing protein produces MASTEVQAIDTGWVREPADAPSARFGWHGTAPRTYAIAAFVSGLICLAMLKGNHIGHVEDIFLIGFAVVLIGYAGFKMIPKKGAWRR; encoded by the coding sequence GTGGCAAGTACTGAGGTCCAGGCGATCGATACCGGCTGGGTCCGTGAGCCCGCCGATGCACCGTCGGCCCGCTTCGGCTGGCACGGCACCGCACCGCGCACGTACGCGATCGCCGCGTTCGTCTCCGGACTCATCTGCCTCGCGATGCTGAAGGGCAACCACATCGGCCACGTCGAGGACATCTTCCTCATCGGATTCGCCGTCGTCCTCATCGGTTACGCGGGCTTCAAGATGATCCCGAAGAAGGGCGCCTGGCGACGCTAG
- the frr gene encoding ribosome recycling factor gives MIDEALLDAEEKMEKAVTHVRDDMASIRTGRANPAMFNKVAIEYYGARTPITQVASINTPEPRLVVIKPYEASTMNDIETAIRNSDLGVNPTNDGNVIRVAIPQLTEERRKELVKQARNKGEDAKVAIRNVRRKAADELKRIQKDGEAGEDEVVRAEKELDKTTHTYTDSVDVLVKNKEAELLEV, from the coding sequence ATGATCGACGAAGCTCTGCTCGACGCCGAAGAGAAGATGGAGAAGGCCGTCACCCACGTGCGTGACGACATGGCCTCCATCCGCACCGGCCGCGCCAACCCCGCGATGTTCAACAAAGTCGCCATCGAGTACTACGGCGCCCGCACTCCGATCACGCAGGTGGCGAGCATCAACACGCCGGAGCCACGACTCGTCGTCATCAAGCCGTACGAGGCATCGACGATGAACGACATCGAGACCGCGATCCGTAATTCGGACCTCGGTGTGAACCCGACCAACGACGGCAACGTCATCCGCGTCGCGATCCCGCAGCTCACCGAGGAGCGCCGCAAGGAGCTCGTGAAGCAGGCTCGCAACAAGGGCGAGGACGCCAAGGTCGCCATCCGCAACGTGCGCCGCAAGGCCGCGGACGAGCTCAAGCGCATCCAGAAGGACGGCGAAGCCGGCGAGGACGAGGTGGTCCGCGCCGAGAAGGAGCTCGACAAGACGACGCACACGTACACCGATTCGGTCGACGTCCTCGTCAAGAACAAGGAAGCCGAGCTGCTCGAGGTATGA
- a CDS encoding lipopolysaccharide assembly protein LapA domain-containing protein — MSTPEMNGGSSQYEPEVDQAPEAMPPVPDQVQAPADEVAHTRTRATYAGWIIGVLITILLLVFILQNTGSQAIHFFTLTADVPIGVGLLIAAICGALITALLSGARLFQLKRALKRTTR, encoded by the coding sequence ATGAGCACACCAGAAATGAACGGGGGCTCATCGCAGTACGAGCCCGAAGTCGACCAGGCTCCCGAGGCGATGCCGCCCGTCCCGGACCAGGTGCAGGCGCCGGCGGACGAAGTCGCGCACACTCGAACCCGAGCGACGTACGCGGGCTGGATCATCGGCGTGCTGATCACAATTCTGCTTCTGGTGTTCATCCTGCAGAACACCGGCTCCCAGGCCATCCACTTCTTCACGTTGACCGCAGACGTCCCCATCGGCGTCGGGCTCCTGATCGCTGCGATCTGCGGTGCACTCATCACAGCGCTCCTGAGCGGCGCTCGACTGTTTCAACTCAAGCGGGCGCTCAAGCGAACGACGCGCTGA
- the rlmN gene encoding 23S rRNA (adenine(2503)-C(2))-methyltransferase RlmN has product MTSLPLVFDAPKRGLPPKHFADLDDAGRIEAVTGLGLPKFRANQLAKQYYGRLTGDVTEMTDLPADKRDAVGEALFPTLMTPVRHVACDDESTRKTLWRLHDGTLLESVLMRYSDRTTLCISSQAGCGMACPFCATGQGGLDRNLSTAEIVDQVRAAARATRDGDLGEPGRLSNIVFMGMGEPLANYRRVVDAVRKITSPAPEGFGISQRHVTVSTVGLAPAIRRLADEGLSVTLAVSLHTPDDELRDTLVPVNNRWSVAEVLSAARYYADQTGRRVSIEYALIRDVNDQPWRADMLGEKLRRTLGSLAHVNLIPLNPTPGSEWDASPRHVQDEFVRRVREQGISCTVRDTRGQEIAAACGQLAADER; this is encoded by the coding sequence ATGACTTCTCTGCCGCTCGTGTTCGACGCGCCCAAGCGTGGGCTTCCGCCGAAGCACTTCGCCGATCTCGACGACGCCGGACGAATCGAGGCCGTCACCGGGCTCGGTCTGCCGAAATTCCGGGCGAACCAGCTGGCCAAGCAGTACTACGGTCGCCTGACGGGCGACGTCACGGAGATGACGGACCTGCCCGCAGACAAGCGTGACGCGGTCGGCGAGGCGCTCTTCCCGACGTTGATGACACCTGTCAGGCACGTGGCGTGCGACGACGAGTCGACCCGCAAGACCCTGTGGCGACTGCACGACGGCACGCTCTTGGAATCAGTCCTGATGCGTTACAGCGACCGCACCACGCTGTGCATCTCCTCACAGGCCGGCTGCGGTATGGCGTGCCCGTTCTGTGCCACGGGACAGGGCGGTCTTGACCGGAACCTGTCGACCGCGGAGATCGTCGATCAGGTGCGGGCCGCGGCGCGGGCCACCCGCGACGGTGACCTCGGAGAGCCGGGGCGCCTGTCGAACATCGTGTTCATGGGCATGGGCGAGCCGCTCGCCAACTACAGGCGTGTTGTCGACGCGGTCCGGAAGATCACGTCGCCCGCGCCGGAGGGTTTCGGCATCTCCCAGCGACACGTCACCGTCTCGACTGTCGGCCTTGCACCCGCGATCCGGCGTCTCGCAGACGAAGGGCTGTCGGTCACGCTCGCCGTCTCGCTGCACACCCCGGACGACGAGCTCCGCGACACCCTCGTCCCGGTGAACAACCGCTGGTCGGTGGCCGAGGTGCTGTCGGCGGCACGCTACTACGCGGACCAGACGGGCCGTCGCGTATCGATCGAGTACGCCTTGATCCGCGACGTGAACGATCAGCCGTGGCGCGCGGACATGCTGGGGGAGAAGCTGCGTCGCACGCTCGGCTCGCTTGCGCACGTCAACCTGATCCCGCTCAACCCGACCCCGGGTTCGGAATGGGACGCGAGCCCGCGGCACGTCCAGGACGAGTTCGTCCGCCGCGTCCGCGAACAGGGGATCTCCTGCACCGTGCGCGACACCCGCGGGCAAGAGATCGCCGCTGCATGCGGCCAGCTCGCCGCCGACGAACGCTGA
- the tsf gene encoding translation elongation factor Ts produces the protein MANYTAADVKRLRELTGSGMLDCKNALANNDGDFDKAVEELRIKGAKDVGKRAERSTAEGLVAARDGVMIEINSETDFVAKNDEFQKLADDVLGAAAELRTNDVDALLAAPLGSGTVAEAVEALSAKIGEKLVLRRVAAYDGQVAVYLHKRASDLPPSVGVLVQFTGEGDAAAEAARGAAMQVAALKAKYASRDEVPAEIVAQERHVAEETAKAEGKPEQALPKIVEGRVNGYYKDVVLVDQASVTDSKKTVKAVLDEAGAAVVAFSRFEVGQS, from the coding sequence ATGGCGAACTACACCGCTGCGGACGTGAAGCGTCTGCGCGAACTGACCGGTTCGGGCATGCTCGACTGCAAGAACGCTCTTGCCAACAACGACGGTGACTTCGACAAGGCTGTCGAAGAGCTCCGCATCAAGGGCGCCAAGGACGTCGGCAAGCGCGCAGAGCGTTCGACGGCCGAGGGCCTGGTCGCCGCTCGTGACGGCGTGATGATCGAGATCAACAGCGAGACCGACTTCGTCGCCAAGAACGACGAGTTCCAGAAGCTGGCCGACGACGTCCTCGGCGCCGCTGCTGAGCTGCGCACCAACGACGTCGACGCGCTGCTCGCCGCACCGCTCGGTTCGGGCACGGTCGCCGAGGCAGTCGAGGCTCTCTCGGCCAAGATCGGCGAGAAGCTGGTCCTCCGCCGCGTCGCCGCATACGACGGCCAGGTGGCCGTCTACCTGCACAAGCGTGCGTCGGACCTGCCGCCGAGCGTCGGCGTTCTCGTCCAGTTCACCGGTGAGGGCGACGCCGCAGCCGAGGCTGCCCGTGGCGCCGCCATGCAGGTCGCTGCGCTGAAGGCCAAGTACGCCAGCCGTGACGAGGTTCCCGCGGAGATCGTCGCGCAGGAGCGCCACGTCGCCGAGGAGACCGCCAAGGCCGAAGGCAAGCCGGAGCAGGCCCTGCCGAAGATCGTCGAAGGTCGCGTCAACGGTTACTACAAGGACGTCGTCCTCGTGGACCAGGCATCGGTCACCGACTCGAAGAAGACGGTCAAGGCCGTCCTCGACGAGGCCGGTGCGGCTGTCGTCGCGTTCTCGCGCTTCGAGGTCGGCCAGTCCTAG
- the pyrH gene encoding UMP kinase, translated as MSDAGVNEDGREGFSRVLLKLGGEMFGGGGGVGLDPDVVAMIADQIAEVVESGVQVGIVIGGGNFFRGAELQQRGLDRSRSDYMGMLGTVMNCLALQDFLEKRGITTRVQTAITMGQVAEPYLPLRAVRHLEKGRVVIFGAGMGMPYFSTDTTAAQRALEIKAEAVLMAKAVDGVYSDDPRTNPDATMYDHITHREAIEKELKVADATAFSLCMDNNMPILVFNLLERGNIARAVAGEKIGTLVSS; from the coding sequence ATGAGCGACGCCGGTGTCAACGAAGACGGACGCGAGGGTTTCAGTCGGGTGCTGCTGAAGCTGGGTGGCGAGATGTTCGGCGGCGGCGGTGGAGTGGGTCTCGATCCCGACGTGGTCGCCATGATCGCCGATCAGATCGCCGAGGTCGTCGAATCGGGTGTCCAGGTGGGCATCGTGATCGGCGGTGGCAACTTCTTCCGCGGTGCGGAGCTGCAGCAGCGTGGGCTGGACCGGTCCCGTTCGGACTACATGGGCATGCTCGGCACCGTGATGAACTGCCTGGCGCTGCAGGACTTCCTCGAGAAGCGCGGCATCACCACTCGTGTCCAGACGGCCATCACGATGGGGCAGGTCGCCGAGCCGTATCTGCCGCTGCGCGCGGTGCGTCACCTCGAGAAGGGCCGCGTGGTGATCTTCGGTGCGGGTATGGGCATGCCGTACTTCTCCACCGACACGACGGCCGCGCAGCGTGCACTCGAGATCAAGGCCGAAGCCGTCCTGATGGCGAAGGCCGTCGACGGCGTCTACTCGGACGATCCCCGCACCAACCCCGACGCGACCATGTACGACCACATCACACATCGTGAGGCCATCGAGAAAGAGCTCAAGGTGGCCGACGCGACCGCTTTCAGCCTCTGCATGGACAACAACATGCCGATTCTCGTGTTCAACCTGCTCGAACGAGGCAACATCGCACGTGCGGTCGCGGGCGAGAAGATCGGCACGCTGGTCAGCAGCTAG